A section of the Thauera chlorobenzoica genome encodes:
- the rplL gene encoding 50S ribosomal protein L7/L12, with amino-acid sequence MAISKEDILEAVAGMTVMELNDLVKAFEEKFGVSAASLAVAAPGAAAAAPVEEKTEFDVILTGTGEKKVEVIKVVRAATGLGLKEAKDLVDGAPKAVKEGIAKADAEALKKQLEDAGAKVEIK; translated from the coding sequence ATGGCAATCAGCAAAGAAGACATCCTGGAAGCCGTTGCTGGCATGACCGTGATGGAACTGAACGACCTGGTCAAGGCGTTCGAAGAGAAGTTCGGCGTGTCCGCTGCCTCGCTGGCCGTGGCCGCCCCGGGCGCCGCTGCCGCTGCCCCGGTGGAAGAGAAGACCGAGTTCGACGTCATCCTCACCGGCACCGGCGAGAAGAAGGTCGAGGTCATCAAGGTCGTCCGTGCCGCTACCGGCCTGGGCCTGAAGGAAGCCAAGGACCTGGTCGATGGCGCACCGAAGGCCGTCAAGGAAGGCATCGCCAAGGCCGATGCCGAGGCCCTGAAGAAGCAGCTGGAAGACGCTGGCGCGAAGGTCGAGATCAAGTAA